In the Coturnix japonica isolate 7356 chromosome 6, Coturnix japonica 2.1, whole genome shotgun sequence genome, one interval contains:
- the HMX2 gene encoding homeobox protein HMX2 isoform X2, with protein MSSKEEQNKCCPPAAPGSTFTIQSILGSGSSDGPREPGPKAAPWPPRGRNLSLSSDEEEPNENWKHRGCFCPEAHGPAEPCRKQQPLGFARLGSTKGSGAAAGGAERPPFLSASPQDFKEDKEKPLGPSSPSYGDRQRDGGDRQAGAAKKKTRTVFSRSQVYQLESTFDMKRYLSSSERACLASSLQLTETQVKTWFQNRRNKWKRQLSAELEAANMAHASAQTLVGMPLVFRDNSLLRVPVPRSIAFPAPLYYPGSNLSALPLYNLYNKIEY; from the exons ATGAGCAGCAAGGAAGAGCAGAACAAGTGCTGCCCGCCCGCTGCTCCCGGCTCCACCTTCACCATTCAGTCCATCCTGGGCAGCGGCAGCTCCGACGGCCCCCGGGAACCGGGCCCCAAAGCGGCCCCGTGGCCTCCCCGAGGTCGGAACCTCTCCCTTTCCTCGGACGAAGAGGAACCGAACGAGAACTGGAAACACCGCGGTTGCTTCTGCCCCGAAGCCCACGGCCCCGCCGAGCCGTGCCGTAAGCAGCAGCCCCTCGGCTTCGCCCGTCTCG GCAGCACCAAGGGCAGCGGAGCGGCTGCAGGCGGAGCGGAGCGACCCCCCTTCCTCTCGGCCTCCCCCCAGGACTTTAAGGAGGACAAGGAGAAGCCGCTGGGACCCTCCTCGCCCTCCTACGGGGACCGACAGCGCGACGGCGGAGACCGGCAGGCCGGGGCCGCTAAGAAGAAGACGCGCACGGTGTTCAGCCGCAGCCAAGTGTACCAGCTGGAATCCACGTTCGACATGAAACGCTACCTGAGCAGTTCGGAGCGGGCCTGCCTGGcttccagcctgcagctcaCCGAGACCCAGGTGAAAACGTGGTTCCAGAACCGCCGCAACAAGTGGAAGCGGCAGCTCTCGGCCGAACTGGAGGCGGCCAACATGGCCCACGCCTCGGCGCAGACTCTGGTGGGGATGCCGCTGGTATTCAGAGACAATTCCCTCCTGCGGGTGCCGGTGCCGCGCTCCATCGCCTTCCCCGCTCCTCTCTACTACCCCGGCAGCAACCTCTCGGCCTTACCGCTCTACAACCTCTATAATAAGATCGAGTACTGA
- the HMX3 gene encoding homeobox protein HMX3 — MPETGQEPPSAPPPPPPPPKESFYIKNLLNGDPPKAAPKQPRALFAPSGKADGSGFALSQVGDLSFPRFEIPAPRFALSAHCLERAQTWWYPYALTPAGAHLPRTEAAEKSLLRDSSPASGTDRDSPEPLLQGGDAEQKERDPKSPAEIVLEESDSEEGKKEGGAEDWKKREESPEKKPCRKKKTRTVFSRSQVFQLESTFDMKRYLSSSERAGLAASLHLTETQVKIWFQNRRNKWKRQLAAELEAANLSHAAAQRIVRVPILYHENSGAESSAAGGGGPGPQPLLTFPHPVYYSHPVVTSVPLLRPV, encoded by the exons ATGCCGGAGACCGGGCAGGAGCCGCCCagcgccccgccgccgccgccgccccctcccAAGGAGTCGTTCTACATCAAGAACCTGCTCAACGGAGACCCCCCCAAAGCGGCCCCCAAGCAGCCGAGGGCTCTGTTCGCCCCTTCGGGTAAAGCGGACGGCTCCGGCTTCGCCCTCTCGCAGGTGGGAGATCTCTCCTTTCCCCGCTTCGAGATCCCGGCGCCGCGCTTCGCTCTGAGCGCGCACTGCCTGGAGCGAGCCCAGACCTGGTGGTACCCCTACGCGCTGACACCGGCCGGAGCCCACCTGCCCCGCACCGAAG CCGCGGAGAAATCCCTCCTGCGGGACTCGTCCCCAGCGTCGGGCACCGACAGGGACTCCCCGGAGCCGCTGCTCCAGGGGGGGGACGCGGAGCAGAAGGAGCGGGACCCCAAGAGCCCCGCCGAGATCGTGCTGGAGGAGAGCGACTcggaggaggggaagaaggagggCGGCGCGGAGGACTGGAAGAAGCGGGAGGAGAGCCCCGAGAAGAAGCCGTGCCGCAAGAAGAAGACGCGCACGGTGTTCAGCCGCAGCCAGGTCTTCCAACTCGAGTCCACCTTCGACATGAAGCGCTACCTGAGCAGTTCGGAACGGGCCGGCCTGGCCGCTTCGCTGCATCTCACAGAGACCCAGGTGAAGATTTGGTTCCAGAACCGCCGCAACAAGTGGAAGCGGCAGCTGGCGGCCGAGCTGGAGGCGGCCAACCTCAGCCACGCGGCCGCGCAGCGCATCGTGCGCGTCCCCATCCTCTACCACGAGAACTCGGGCGCGGAGAGCAGCGCGGCTGGAGGCGGCGGTCCCGGCCCGCAGCCTTTGCTCACCTTCCCCCACCCCGTTTATTACTCCCACCCCGTGGTCACCTCCGTACCGCTCCTGCGGCCCGTCTGA
- the HMX2 gene encoding homeobox protein HMX2 isoform X1, giving the protein MYFFYLVVNSGGLCTANSAGGGYKLLDSRILGIRRLLPPEGCAGTERGGAPLLPSTAGRMSSKEEQNKCCPPAAPGSTFTIQSILGSGSSDGPREPGPKAAPWPPRGRNLSLSSDEEEPNENWKHRGCFCPEAHGPAEPCRKQQPLGFARLGSTKGSGAAAGGAERPPFLSASPQDFKEDKEKPLGPSSPSYGDRQRDGGDRQAGAAKKKTRTVFSRSQVYQLESTFDMKRYLSSSERACLASSLQLTETQVKTWFQNRRNKWKRQLSAELEAANMAHASAQTLVGMPLVFRDNSLLRVPVPRSIAFPAPLYYPGSNLSALPLYNLYNKIEY; this is encoded by the exons atgtatttcttttatttggtaGTAAATAGCGGCGGGCTGTGTACTGCAAACAGCGCAGGGGGGGGATATAAACTTCTCGACAGCCGCATTTTGGGGATCAGACGACTTTTGCCTCCCGAGGGCTGCGCGGGGACCGAGCGGGGCGGCGCTCCGCTTCTTCCGAGCACCGCCGGGAG GATGAGCAGCAAGGAAGAGCAGAACAAGTGCTGCCCGCCCGCTGCTCCCGGCTCCACCTTCACCATTCAGTCCATCCTGGGCAGCGGCAGCTCCGACGGCCCCCGGGAACCGGGCCCCAAAGCGGCCCCGTGGCCTCCCCGAGGTCGGAACCTCTCCCTTTCCTCGGACGAAGAGGAACCGAACGAGAACTGGAAACACCGCGGTTGCTTCTGCCCCGAAGCCCACGGCCCCGCCGAGCCGTGCCGTAAGCAGCAGCCCCTCGGCTTCGCCCGTCTCG GCAGCACCAAGGGCAGCGGAGCGGCTGCAGGCGGAGCGGAGCGACCCCCCTTCCTCTCGGCCTCCCCCCAGGACTTTAAGGAGGACAAGGAGAAGCCGCTGGGACCCTCCTCGCCCTCCTACGGGGACCGACAGCGCGACGGCGGAGACCGGCAGGCCGGGGCCGCTAAGAAGAAGACGCGCACGGTGTTCAGCCGCAGCCAAGTGTACCAGCTGGAATCCACGTTCGACATGAAACGCTACCTGAGCAGTTCGGAGCGGGCCTGCCTGGcttccagcctgcagctcaCCGAGACCCAGGTGAAAACGTGGTTCCAGAACCGCCGCAACAAGTGGAAGCGGCAGCTCTCGGCCGAACTGGAGGCGGCCAACATGGCCCACGCCTCGGCGCAGACTCTGGTGGGGATGCCGCTGGTATTCAGAGACAATTCCCTCCTGCGGGTGCCGGTGCCGCGCTCCATCGCCTTCCCCGCTCCTCTCTACTACCCCGGCAGCAACCTCTCGGCCTTACCGCTCTACAACCTCTATAATAAGATCGAGTACTGA